The sequence below is a genomic window from Bombus pyrosoma isolate SC7728 linkage group LG9, ASM1482585v1, whole genome shotgun sequence.
GACAGCGCATAGGTTGATTTGTCCGAGCGCGGTGGAAACGTATGGCTCGCTGTGGCGCGCACGGTTGGCTAAGtgtcaattattttcttaataataaaaactcttaaatgttaaaatatagacgtataataaataattagattctcttacgaaaatatcaaacgaagaacacgattaaaaataatcgagcGAAGCGTCGCGATCTTCGCTCGCTGATTAGAGAAATAAAGCAAATGATTGCCAGTAGTACAAGACAAACACGACGAAGGGCGAATTTCACATAGAACTGCGACCACGCGTTCCATCTGTGTCATGGAATGTGCAAGCAACGCGGCCGTTTTACGCGACAATCTCGGGTTCTGCTTCCTCTCTGTCCGATGTCCGTCTATCGCGCGTATCTTTTCGATGTTCTATACGACCGCTGTGTATAAATATAGCCGAGCACACGATTTGCATCAGCGCGTGCGCAcgtgtttttatttcttctttttttttttttcttaattcctTATCACTCTCCGTCGTTCGTATTTCGCGAGCGTAACGTATGGAATTCTAGGTGAGGTAAGCCGGTTCCGATTTCgctaaaaaatgtttatgcTCTAAGCGCATGAACGGCGATATCAATGATCCCTCTCGTATTCCgtgtttcaatttaatatgCCTTTTCAAATTATCGGATCTCGTTAACGATATCATGCAGATTTGGCACTGATATTTATCGGGGAAATGCGATTTCATGTGCTTTTTTATGTTCGCTACGCTCTTGCCACAAAGCTTACAACACTCCGTACCGAGGTTGGAGTGTTCTAGCTTCGACTGACTCTCTTTACTTatatccttctcttttttgcAAGTTCCTGATGTTCCTGGAATTACAAGATCCCGTTTCAATTAAATTGCTTAGGCGACTAATTACGATTACCGACAATCTCTACCAGACTCAtgataagatatatatatatataaatatatgtaaaaagagagagagaggaataTATAAACGTGTATATGCCTCTCGTATAGTATCACACTCTACGGTCAAGTCAAATAGGTTGCAGAAAAGAGGGGATTCTCAATTAATTACGTTCTCCAATCAATATTACGATGATATCATTACGAAACACCACACTcgtatatagtaatattacGCATGTCTAGAAATGCCTACTCGTAaccaaagatataaatataaaaagttcaTATCatgtaaagaagaaaaacaaaaaacgcaCACCTACGATCTCATCATCGTCAAGAATAACAATACAAAAACGCAAAGCTAAACACAACACGTCGTCACACAACCGACGAGAACAAACCAACAtcgagaaaggagaaaaagagagagagagagagagagagagagagagagagaaaataaaaaaataggaCGACatgtaaaaaagtaaaaagcaaaaaacaaatacaaaatcaGATATTAAAACGGGATACGAAAAGTAAATGAAGAAAGAGTTCCGTTTAAAAGACCAACGCAAGCGGAAGAACCCTGGTTGAAAAAGTTTGCTTGTAAATGCGATACTTTCTCGAGACGAGTGCTAGTATAGTCGGAGAAAAAAAGTGCTGCGAGTTTGTACCGCTGctactttcttttatcgacGTACTAGTTGACGCACACACGCGAAATGCATCCTGGAGATTAATCGATATTCAACGTTTGCCAGAATGGCGAAATTCTATGTCAACATCCTTTGCTATTTGTCGAGCATCGATACGACTTAATACAATCGtgaaacgacgacgacgacgaagactATGACAACAACGACGACAGCGATGATGTTACTGCAAGATCGAGCGCCAACAGTTTTCAAAAAATGGTAAACGGACCGTCACGTTAGCAACAAAATCCTTGCATTCTTTGATAACatcatataaatatcgtttagaCAGCGTAACGTGTTTCTCTTGAGTCAGTCACACGACGAAATTCGTCTCAAGAAAAATCACGATTACAAACGAAAACGATTCGGGTTACGTAACTCGCTTTGCTACCGAACCGGTGCGACGCTCGTGTTCGATCCATGGATCACTTACGTAACAAGAACGCAGCACGTGCATGTCCGTATTTTGTTGctaatatttccatttactTATGTACTGGTGATACAGGTTAAAACAAACAGGCGCAAGAGAGACGCGTGAGAATGTAAGATTAAGATCGCTGGTTACGGTGACGTAAGAACGTGGCAAAAGGTATTTGTAAGAGGATAGAAAAAACAGTGTGTAAAAAGACATGCACAGAGAATCCCGCCGTAatgatatacgtataatatatacatacatacacacgtacATATAATGGAATATgcatatctacatatatatacgtgtatatatgtattcgtttataaataaagtttatagCTATGCAAAACACACGTATATACATTTGTTCTCACGCAGATGAGACACACCCACACGCACTCATTCGCTCTCGCGCGCAATCATACCGTGGATTCCGTTATTTTGTCACGCACACGCAAATCCACCGATGTGTTAGATGTAAACGTGTGAGTAAATAGGTGTATGTAAatacacgtgtatatatatatatatatatatatatatatatatatatatatatattatatatatatatatgtaatatacgtAAATGTGTATAGAgtaacagaaaaaaaagaaggaaagaaacacAACACATACGAGGCCTTATGTACAATCATCAACCATACAGCCGTCTCAAGAATCTCAATCAAACAGGAGTATTGTCCATTTGCTGATACCAACAGAAGAAACGTCCACTTTGCCGATACCACTTCCCAAGGGAAAAAGcaactgttttttttttttttgttgctttctttttacttatttctttttttggttttcttttttttttgttagatGTAATGTAGTTTCTATTGCTTTATTAACACATTGACGAGTTTGTAACAACTACTATAGTGACATAGCAAATGCACGATACCATCACCACAACACCAAGGATGAATATTGTGTCATCTATacccatatatatatacatatatatataatacacgcACACATATCGTCAGTTcatgtatgcatatatatacatacacatatacaggATACATCGTAGCAAAGAAAGTTGTTCGTGTTTTCTAAAAAGAGGTTACCACTCACTACGCTTGCCAGACTTGGAAATAGAGGGATGCTCGCTTCGTACGCCTATATGTACGACTCGACGCGCAAAAATTCTTGCAAACGTGCATGCACATCTCCCTCGATTTCTTAGATCTCCGGTATTTCCGTCGCTATCTTTTGccattattcattttattattcacaATTGTATCAATTACGACAAAAAAGaggcgagaaaaaaaaaatgaagtaaaagAGGAATGTATCCTCGaattattgcaatataaaCTCGCTAAAAACGACGAGAAAGATGACTTATCAAAATCGTCGTTGCAATAACGGTGTTCAAAGGAGCTAAGGAAATACGTGAAAtctaaatgtaattttgatCATAATGATAGATATTTATAGGTCTTACCATCGAGTCCGTCGAGCATTTCTGGGGGATTATGGTGTTCAGACGATTCAATCGTTGACACACCATCGCTTAACGTGCCTGTTGTTgctcctccttcttctcctaGCAGTCCAACTGGATGACCCTGCACACGTCAcgattatacattataaattcaaCTGCGAACAAACACACTTCGAGGGATTTATCTACAAATTCTTCCGTCTCGAAAAATATCAGTTACTTTACTGCTATCGCGTTTGTCTACTATGCTAAATTAAGCAACgattaaatagaaagaaatataaggggaacaaatgttaattttcgaataatctGACCGGGTAAGGattcattctaaatatatttaatttacttggAAACATGAGATAGTAAAAGagataatatcgaaaataaaattgaaatcgaaatgttatcttttcctttttcctaaGAACATTTCTTAgttcgtataaataaaataaactattgAAATtgattcaaattaataaaacggaATCACATCgtcttttatttactatttgtataattaataataataagtatgggaggaagggagaagaaaatataatttgtcgATTTCATGAAAGACAATTCATTGAAATCTTAAATGCATGCTTATTCGTACATTTCATAGAAAAAGTCAGCATtctctataataaaaatattagattttcacatttatttacatttcacgCGAGAGATATTCATCACAAAAATACACATGCTTTGGCAATTCATCTCTTTCTAACAACACTTCAATGTTAATAACACACACTGGCAGTGTAaatgttattacataaaaatattagatccgcaaatatacaaatataaattttaacatataacTCGTGAaagtgtaaatattttttcacgttaAAGATATCATTAGAtacataaacatatttttcgcTTAGACATGtacgtattaattttataaacttgaACAACGGTTgcattttaacgtaatattaaaaacaaatatttaaactatttataaCTTTCATAAAACATTTCGTCATATAATATCTGCTAaggtacataaaattttaaaaaaggatTTTACATGAATCaaacaatattataacgattaattaacCATGAAAAGATAACAGccttaattatacaaatataagatatttaaaaatgtcataATAAGAGCTAAAATTCTTaactcaattaaaaatatatgtatagcacaaaatattaaacacatcgttatttaaatttagtttgtttcaacgaaaattaatttcgaagatCTTGTAAAAATGTCAATTTTAAACCTATATTGAAACTATATTTATACTGAAAGAAGGCAAGCTTCGTAATTTATGTCCACTTACCTAAAATTGCATAGACAGTttaatggtttattaaaactGAGTATAATATAAGGTAGGATATATATCCTTTTGAACTGCTTTCAAGATATGTATTACAGCGTGAACATGTTTTTAAgaggaaataaataacacaattaaattttatcaaaatgtgGTATGGATGGTGAAGTTTGTACAGCCTTAAATAATTACAGACATATATGAAGATATAGGCCTTATAATAATAGGAAGTAAAAAACTGTTGACAGTTTTTTATAGCATTCATTGAACCTTCTTTTGCatgatcaaaatattttgttaatgatTGAAATTAGATTGAATCTTAATTGAgcaaaattaatcaaacatcAGCTGTTATTAAGATacaattataatgaaaaatcaacAGGTTTCCATGATGTAAGAATAATTCTCTTTTGCCTTGCTTTCTTTAGCTACACACAAATTATGAGCCTTGCACTTATCATGATGATTGACAATCTCGAGCCTAAAATTACCATTCCCAGCAGCAAATGAAGTACGTATTTCGGGAATTGAATCACTCCattttctacaatatttacaaaacataAGATTCGTTCTTTCATCATATTCAAGCCAAGAGTACATATCTAACCATCCAATTTTGAATCTACCAGCCTTTCTACTTTGAGTAATAGAACGCtgtgaaatattacataaactTGATTGTGTTATTGACATGCTTGGCTGTGGATTTACAATTATTGATCTATTTACATCATTATTACTGTGAAACTTTTTACCACTGGCATTACTTTCGGGAAGTGAACTGAACAAAGAATTGAATTCTATGTTATTACTCTTGTGCGAATTAGACTTTAAAGATATAGATTGATTCTGTGGAGCTTTGTAAGGGTTATTAAATGCAGTCCCTGACATATTGATAGACATAGAACCTCCAGCCATGATAGTGCTTTCGCGAGAAACTTGTATCACAGCAGGATCTTGTTGATTTTGGGTCATGTTCTGTACATCCATAGTTTCGTCACTCTTCCCATCTCTTTGAACCTCCCACTCCACACTAGTCTGTCAACAGAGAAGGAAAGGATATGTGTTTAATCAACACATCTTTGATTTTGTCTTTTAGCATATAAGAAGCCAATTTCGTATCTCTATTTAAATATCCCTTCCTTCCCATGTTTGTTTGGACTGAGTAGTTGTAGGAAAATAGTAGAAAATCATTGATTACAGGAACAGTAACGAAACTTCACATTTTTTGTACAATCTACTCgacatattgtataatttcacGAATAGCTTACAAGCTATGCATGTgtgtgttaaagtattttttaaaaaatacaatttggTTACACGATAcaacaataaaatagaatagaataacattctgaaataaaagcaatacgtaatataaaagattaatttcattacgatgcatgaaatatcaaaatttacacTACATTAAAGCAACTTTTAActacaaatatgaaaaaaaataattgatttgttatatatatttaatattataaaagaccatagcaacttttattaaaattatatggacgaatttaaatattctattgaatagttaaaagttatttattttttgaattaataagtaatctaatataatacagcaattatagaaaaagaaatgttacaaattactATATGAATTTCATATTACAGGAAGCATATAACTACATACTATCAACTATTTACATGCTATCAATTACACTACATGCATGTTGTAACTCtttcttgtaaatatttaaaacatactAATACAAAAAAGAACTGAAGGGTACTTACTGGGAGGGAAATGTTGTCATGGAAGTCTGGCAAATGATGATCTAACTCTTGCTTGATCGAAGGTTGTGGCTGTGATGCAGGAGACATAGGTCGACCACCATCTTCCATATCACCTCCCATGGCATTATTTAACTTTGGAATCACGGGAGGGCTTGATTTGTAACTACATTGTGACGATGcctggaaaataataaattacaaaattatgcaCTTTAGAAgcattacaaataaaattatttataattgttataataatatttgcatctagcatatttaaatttacaacgtaaaggaaatttcttctttataataaaaaaaaagattcttttgattgactaaaattttgaattattttctttattgtacattatttggaaaatttctatgaaaattaaaatatgcagAACAGTTACTTAAAGAGAGGAATTATCCAAAACATCATTAATTCTAAAGGATTAGTCTGTGAcagaaatgatattttaagatCAGCATTTGCTATATACCTCAAGGTTACAAGTACAGATATTTGGAAAGCTGTCCAatcatatagatatataatttaatgataataaagtGCGATcattatcttcaaattttaggCGCTACCTGTAGGGAAATTTTGAGCATACACACGTGACTACACGTGTATACGTGTACGCATGCATGCACAACGCACGCGCGCAACTTCGCGGGAGCATATGTTTTGaaaacgatttatttaaaagtgaTAAATTACGTGAAACCAATACcacaatataaatttgcatataatataaaaaatgcgGCAATTAGATAATAAAGTAAACGTacaataaagaaaacaaaacacatattttatgtactccattttcaaaaatacataatatatatcattattttaccactattgaaatttctgtttgctttgttttatattgagacataattttcttcttgttttatcataatttatttctcaagCATTGTAAATAGGATACAGATTATCTAGAAATGGAATAGCTATTACTTACAGTTATcggaatacataaaaatcttaaaactgatacaaattaaaagaaagtgACCTACTTCATAATTCTTATTATGTTTACAGCAAAATATTGACAAATTTTGTACACATATTTTGAAtacatattgtaaataaatatggaaaaattagaaaagaatttaaaatttcttataaagaaatatttttggcacgattaaaaagaatgaattattctatttcactatttttattctattgcACTGTTGTTGcagacattttattaaataattgcttATTATGAacttgaaaatgaaaacataaTAACCCAAATTATGACAGAGGAAAAATGTATGATATCTGAATTATTTAAGAGTAAAAACATAACTCTCATGATACTTACATGCATAAACTAATAACATcgatatagaatatttaaaattatgtaccTGAGAATCTGACATGAACCGTTCACTGGGTGGACCACTAAGGGAAACATCATAGCTGCCCGAGGcctttcgtttcctcttttcagGAAGAGGCTGAAGGTTAGGCGATTCAGTATGCCTAACACCAGATGGTGTTTCTGGTTCCGGAGATGGACTTTTCTCTTCTGCCTTGTTATTTACACTATTATCAGTGAGGCCTCTAATCTGTAATGCCTCAGCTGTTTTAAGGAACATCGGTAGCAGATGCTGACTAACGTTAACTTCTCCCTTATACATAAAGTGCAGCAACGCCTTCATTTCCGTTTCATTGACATCCTTCAGGAATATAATTGGATGGGGATGGGTATTCTGGAGGAAAATGCTCTCGAAATATGGACTGCATGCAGAGAGTATCGTCTGGTGTGCCTTGAATGTCTCTCCAACACACGCCAGGGTAACGTCGCAGAGTGCCTCTCTGGCAAGCAAGGAGCTGAGAACGTCTGTGAGGTTGGCTGGATGATTGTTCCACCGTAGGCAATACTGTTGGTCCATCTTGTCTATCTCCAATCCCAACCCTACAACCAAACTAGCTGCCCTGAACTGTCCACACTAGAGACTTTGATCACCCTGACTACAGAATGAATCCCTAACCCTTAAAACGTTAACTCACACGCCTTCTTCACGCACACTCTCCTATATCGGCCTGACGATATCTCCTCAGAGATTATATCGCAACTCTAGACCCACACAACTTCCTCCGTGCTTCTGCAAATGTGCCACATTGCAGTATAACTGTAAAACCCTTCAGGGTTCACGCGTCGCTACTATACGTaccaaaaacattttttcgcaTAACCTCAGTAACCGAAAAATAACAGCGTTCGCGATTTCACTTCGACAAATGTAGCGCGAATTAAAAGAAGGTTAGAGTATTAATTGCGACGCAGTATGTGTCACCCACGGATATGATAATATCCTATATTCGAAGATAATGTTTTCGGCAATGTCAATATTCGCGAGGCTTGGGCGCCATTGTCGGCCGTACTCGTCTAGCCACGAGCCTTCTCGCGAAAACTCGATTTGTTGATGCTCGATTTCTAACCATTCAAACACGCTTCACACGCGGCTTTATTTACCTAAACCCAGCGCCAGCTAACTAACGCATCGTATACACTAACGACCCGAGTTTGTTTATCGTCCCGATGATTACTCACCTTTCGCAAACTTTTTGCCATTACAACGCCACCCGACCCTTAACGTCCACTACCATACCAATCTGCCAATGCCTACGgccttatttttaaaatacttttgacCTTCGTGCATCTGCCGGGGGGAATGGCGCGAAGGGCGCTCGAATTCAAACGTTGCTAGTCACGCAATACGACTTCTCTCAGCAATTTCGGGTTAATTGAACGTTTGTTTCACTTTATATTTACGTACTTTTGTATCGATATTTCCAATAATGCTAATTTCAGCCTAAGATGCAACGACAaactaagaaaaatattatccgTTTTTCAAAAGGTAGAAAACAATGacttatattaaaatatcgttacgCAAAAGTTTATTTTCCCGTTTTCAACGTTCGtatacgatacgatataataataataattatacgattataaagcCAAAATGGAAATAACACGCGATGCATAATTTACCCAAATAAAATTACCgtcaaaatgtataaattatagaatacgtaaacgttaaaagttaaagaaaGTAAACAAATTCCCAATTCAACTACTTTTACTAAACGAATATCAAGATAAATGCATTTATCTTATTGACAGCTTGAAGCGCCTTATTTTAACAGAAATTACCCTTTGTTCAATGGACTCTTTCCTCTTGTCAACAAAATTCCTATCATAGTactatcaaaaatataaatgatttcaATCGTCATATATAGCGTGAAAGTTTAAGAGCTTAAAATGTTTCCATAATAATGGGAATAAACGAAACAATTCCTATTCATTTTACAAAGCTAATCATGTGATTGAAAACAATTATCAtagtaaaaattcatttctcttcctttctcttttttttttaccttttgtaaagcatttttttacaaatacgtTTAGATACATCGTGTGATACTTTTGAAAGTGTTACACGGAAATTCGGCTTCCCGTGAAACGTGGCAAACTTATACCCTGTTACGATATTGTAATGCAAGTAATGCATGTAAAATTCATAGATCCTTGAACCAGAtgctataaaaagaaaacctTAAAATCCGTTTCATTCTTGAACAAATCCCACCCTCCTTGAAAATCGAAATCTAATCTAAAGATTTGTTTGCACAGTTATCACGTAACTACTTCCGCGAATAGAACCGATTGATAAACACGAAAATGTTGCTACTCTTTTTTCATAAGCCTGCTTCTTTTTCTGCTGGCCCATTAGTTAAATGGACGTATTTGCGCTACGTTATACGAGAGGGGATTACATTTCACGGAAAATCATGCAATGTAAAGGAGTCGATCGACTTCATTTGACTCCACTAAACGGTAATTCGCGCAAATCGTAAGCTTTCTGATATTAATTTCGGCCGTTCGCGAGCCGAACGATAATCGCGTTAACCATTCAAAATCAATAGGTAGcgggaaaattggaaaatctcCTTAATCGGTTTTCGAATATGGATTTACAAGCTTTGCCCGGCCATTAACAGATTTAATCCGCACTTTGATTGGCACTGCGCAAAATTACTGTTCGTCTGCTTGTCCCCGACGAAGATACGGCCGTGTTGGCAAATAGGAATTCAGTGTATTAAGCGGATAACACGGTGagtataattgaatttatctCGAGCTCGTGTGTTTCTGAGGATTTTAAACGATTGGCCTGGCAATGAAGACAATAGATGCTGCTGTTAGGGCCGCAATATTTTTACTGATTCACCGActgaaaacattttaaaccGATAACTTCGTTTAAAGAAAGCTTCGCGTTTTGCTTCGTGATGTACTTTCGCTTCGCGGCTAGGCGTTGtcgtaaattataaaagacaTTACGCTGATGAAAACATCTCGTTTAGGAGAGGCCCGTAAACAAGCGAAaggaagaatattaataacagtatCAGGACGTATAGTGAATTCGAAAGTATTCTGCGGAAGggagaaattttaaacgattcgcTGCTCGAATCTACTTCTTGTTCCGTCTCGCGTActcgtagaaaatttctcacgatatatatatccttttttctcaacttttccttctctttcaccTCGTTCGGGTGACTATGGCAGATAGTACAAACGCGAGAATTAAAGGAAACagaagaagtagaagagaGAACGAGTAATCGTATCCGGTGGTATCAAGTCGGATTTACTCGTTTCATCGATGAATAAGTACTGGAAAGGCTGCAGTAGTTAGCTATTAGCGCGTTTACACCGACTTTTTTAATCGCGTCGGAGCCGATTTTATCGCATCGAAGAACGCAAACCTATTGCTAACAAAGAGCCTGCTCGTTTACTAGACATTAACAACATCATCCTGGGTCAACTAAATGGTTACGCAATTAATTGTGCGAACCGGTTCCTAGAGCGAGTTGCCTATAGATACCGTTCGAGAAAAGAATCTGCTTCTAAAGTAATATCTACACATATGtttcatatgtaaatataacatGTCTACATGATCGTCAGAAAAAGTTAAAATCAACAAGAATATTCAACACTGAATCATGTGTATGCGTATGTGTGAAAGAGCAAAGATCGGCGATATTACGGAACAGACatacagagagaaaaatagtAAAGCAAGGAACGGACCTGTAGATCCTCCTACAGCTGGGATATCGGCGAGCATCACCGTTATCTGCATAATTATCTCGCGATGGCCTTGATTGTTCCACGAGGAAAACAAGTGGAAGCAGGTATATCGTGACGTATTGTGGCTGAATACGTCGCTGTATTTCGCCCTAGCGCGTTGAGAAGTCGCgcggcaaaaaaaaaaaaagacatgtTTCTGTCTTCCGTGCGGCTGGCAGATCTTCAGGGACGATCTTCGCGCGGTGCATACCGGAAATGCAGCGGTGCCACGCGGCTTGCGCGATCTTCTCGCGCTGCGCGCATGTTCGCGCGTTAACTGCGCGCGCGCCGATTCCTCGTAAATTACCCAACACAGACTATTAGCGCGGCATTTCGCGATAAAACTTCtaattatcttttcttctctttgtcGCGATGAATAATTAATGGATCGACACATGTACGTGCACGATCGCTCTTCAAGTATCTTCGATTTTTGTTCGGTACTTGGTCCGATCGTTCGGACTAAAATTCGCAATGAAAAGAGTATCGTATACGATGGTATACATAATTCACGCTCGAACAAAACGCAACGGATTCACGATAGTGCAGTAAAGTTTAATGCAGTGGTAAGAAAGTTCGCATAAAATACGCTGTCCCGATAAAAGACGCACGCTGCTGCGCTCGGTCCTACGTTTTCTTAGCGACAGTGCGGCGGTGTAGCTtagaaggagaagaaatagCACGCTTTAAACgtgtaattttgaaaagatCGAGACGTTTTGCCGCAGAAACTTCGGGGCCTATATTAAACGTTCTTACGCGTTGCACAAGTATTGCCGCGAATACAAGACAATTGAAAGTCGTGGTTATGccgcaaattaattttcctctctgtctcgcgctctctctctctctctttctctctctttctcgtgcAATACATACTCCTTCGATTTTCTGCGATCGAAGgattcgatcgatatcgatgcGTCATCTTGGACGACGTCACGATACGTTCAAGAGACCTACggtaaaaaagagaatttgcTTTCTGTTCCTTCTCGTCGTCTTTTCTAGAAGGGTAGAGTGTAAACGCGTTGTTTGGCGTTTATTATACTCGAACTTTCGACCAGTTCGTTTTAACAGAAGCATCGTCTGCTGCATCAAACTATAGAAAATGAACGATAACTGTTCATCGGTTTGTGAAACGCGTAATATGTTCAtgatacttttttttcttgactttttctctctttttttttttgttaattctatttttatcttatttttctcttactCAACGCGTAGGTAACTCGATGCACGGAGAAACTACATGCGCGCATGATAAAATATGGTTCGTTTCTCACCGCTCATCGCGAcggattaaaaattaatcttgatATACCGTTACTGTAATATTTGTCCACCGAAGTGCACGATGTAAGGAGGGCATTCTGTATTTGCATAAGGAAAGAACGTTACCGGAGAAACATTGCGCAAATAATCCCGAGAAAATTCTAACGTAGCTACATACGGCTCgtctttttcatttcgaatcTTAGCGCACAAAATTCTTCGCTCggttttatttctcttaaatCCTATTCTTCGATCGTGAAACGACCAGTATATTTCTAGGAAAATTGCATGACAAACTTTCGTAAAAACACGTGCCCGTAGGACGTcgcttttaaattatatcttaagGAATGTTTCGTTTGTACGGGCCGAAGAACGTTACCGATTCAGAAATATCATTTCACGTATTTCGAATTCTGATTCGAGGAAGAAATGAGTTTCTTTattccctctctcttttcctttctacCGCTGTCTCCtatgaaaaattgcgaaatttaatatctattaCCTTACGCAACTAggtaaattgcaattttagaTGTAA
It includes:
- the LOC122571237 gene encoding B-cell CLL/lymphoma 6 member B protein isoform X2, translated to MCRSINYSSRQREEKIIRSFIAKCRANSLCWVIYEESARAQLTREHARSARRSRKPRGTAAFPVCTARRSSLKICQPHGRQKHVFFFFCRATSQRARAKYSDVFSHNTSRYTCFHLFSSWNNQGHREIIMQITVMLADIPAVGGSTGLGLEIDKMDQQYCLRWNNHPANLTDVLSSLLAREALCDVTLACVGETFKAHQTILSACSPYFESIFLQNTHPHPIIFLKDVNETEMKALLHFMYKGEVNVSQHLLPMFLKTAEALQIRGLTDNSVNNKAEEKSPSPEPETPSGVRHTESPNLQPLPEKRKRKASGSYDVSLSGPPSERFMSDSQASSQCSYKSSPPVIPKLNNAMGGDMEDGGRPMSPASQPQPSIKQELDHHLPDFHDNISLPGHPVGLLGEEGGATTGTLSDGVSTIESSEHHNPPEMLDGLDGTSGTCKKEKDISKESQSKLEHSNLGTECCKLCGKSVANIKKHMKSHFPDKYQCQICMISLTRSDNLKRHIKLKHGIREGSLISPFMRLEHKHFLAKSEPAYLT
- the LOC122571237 gene encoding nucleus accumbens-associated protein 1 isoform X9; translation: MCRSINYSSRQREEKIIRSFIAKCRANSLCWVIYEESARAQLTREHARSARRSRKPRGTAAFPVCTARRSSLKICQPHGRQKHVFFFFCRATSQRARAKYSDVFSHNTSRYTCFHLFSSWNNQGHREIIMQITVMLADIPAVGGSTGLGLEIDKMDQQYCLRWNNHPANLTDVLSSLLAREALCDVTLACVGETFKAHQTILSACSPYFESIFLQNTHPHPIIFLKDVNETEMKALLHFMYKGEVNVSQHLLPMFLKTAEALQIRGLTDNSVNNKAEEKSPSPEPETPSGVRHTESPNLQPLPEKRKRKASGSYDVSLSGPPSERFMSDSQASSQCSYKSSPPVIPKLNNAMGGDMEDGGRPMSPASQPQPSIKQELDHHLPDFHDNISLPGHPVGLLGEEGGATTGTLSDGVSTIESSEHHNPPEMLDGLDVLASGVSLEKRERVAPRQGQNSSCPVGCLRPCDPLTSRGILVQRG
- the LOC122571237 gene encoding nucleus accumbens-associated protein 1 isoform X12 — translated: MCRSINYSSRQREEKIIRSFIAKCRANSLCWVIYEESARAQLTREHARSARRSRKPRGTAAFPVCTARRSSLKICQPHGRQKHVFFFFCRATSQRARAKYSDVFSHNTSRYTCFHLFSSWNNQGHREIIMQITVMLADIPAVGGSTGLGLEIDKMDQQYCLRWNNHPANLTDVLSSLLAREALCDVTLACVGETFKAHQTILSACSPYFESIFLQNTHPHPIIFLKDVNETEMKALLHFMYKGEVNVSQHLLPMFLKTAEALQIRGLTDNSVNNKAEEKSPSPEPETPSGVRHTESPNLQPLPEKRKRKASGSYDVSLSGPPSERFMSDSQASSQCSYKSSPPVIPKLNNAMGGDMEDGGRPMSPASQPQPSIKQELDHHLPDFHDNISLPGHPVGLLGEEGGATTGTLSDGVSTIESSEHHNPPEMLDGLDVKHHSDCKGLNVSKTRNVNKSHLKRTYQNALLK
- the LOC122571237 gene encoding nucleus accumbens-associated protein 1 isoform X11, producing the protein MCRSINYSSRQREEKIIRSFIAKCRANSLCWVIYEESARAQLTREHARSARRSRKPRGTAAFPVCTARRSSLKICQPHGRQKHVFFFFCRATSQRARAKYSDVFSHNTSRYTCFHLFSSWNNQGHREIIMQITVMLADIPAVGGSTGLGLEIDKMDQQYCLRWNNHPANLTDVLSSLLAREALCDVTLACVGETFKAHQTILSACSPYFESIFLQNTHPHPIIFLKDVNETEMKALLHFMYKGEVNVSQHLLPMFLKTAEALQIRGLTDNSVNNKAEEKSPSPEPETPSGVRHTESPNLQPLPEKRKRKASGSYDVSLSGPPSERFMSDSQASSQCSYKSSPPVIPKLNNAMGGDMEDGGRPMSPASQPQPSIKQELDHHLPDFHDNISLPGHPVGLLGEEGGATTGTLSDGVSTIESSEHHNPPEMLDGLDVKHHSDCKGLNVSKTRNVNKSHLKRTCKVPFSLN